From Armatimonadota bacterium, a single genomic window includes:
- a CDS encoding carbohydrate binding family 9 domain-containing protein: MIRSARATFVLLASFAALMAGAAESKRPIAGVKLTSPPTIDGDLADAAWQSASKASGFTDLQNGNPVFDQTEAWIGYDDQFIYVAFRCNDSKPEGIVARETVRDSKYSGDRNQNPNREDNVQINFDPFLTFQDDDVSRFSVNAIGTRSASIAGGRAAKAEWKGDWDAAVKRDDRGWTCEIRIPWASLNYPSSARPVTMGINFQRFQDRTKTLSIWSNTTSQDFTNLEGLWTGVEPPQTGFRRTLSLLPYVLGGDIKGELSGKAGLDMRYTLTPQLTAVGSINPDFSTIQGAIQSIAFSHSERFVPDQRPFFTEGGGNFYAQTNINDIGAFFYSNRIKTFDVGAKLYGKLSAKDTLGVLNTYSYDGRNDLVARYTTAYNETDSGGGMLVHTNAGGIENTNLVIDQHFRKGKMFLEGVGAHSSGQGAGGGAQVVNAYYADKYFLSCIQYSGVSNNFLTPIGFVPFKGYHGMTAIEYWGSEWREGRFRSSNVTLVGLDWKQNDGAPFFKGHQGEYNLDTRDDWRFKLKWASFDFLGEKDNVFGFGVTKGVTNRFAKIGFQVDTGKLGSAKTTAFSPFFSLRVFKKLDVLYSGLIQNREGVDQQHILTVNYEISPIKSFGGRLVTHNGDTNAYLFFRRSGEKGTDFYLVLGDPNAKKTVSSIQIKMVFAYQS, translated from the coding sequence TTGATTCGATCCGCTCGTGCCACCTTCGTCCTTCTGGCTTCCTTTGCCGCCCTAATGGCCGGCGCGGCAGAGAGCAAACGCCCAATTGCCGGAGTCAAGCTGACGTCGCCTCCCACCATCGATGGCGACCTTGCCGACGCGGCTTGGCAGTCTGCCTCAAAAGCCTCGGGGTTTACCGACCTGCAGAACGGCAACCCCGTGTTCGACCAGACCGAGGCGTGGATCGGCTACGACGATCAGTTCATCTATGTGGCCTTTCGTTGTAACGATTCGAAGCCTGAAGGCATCGTGGCTCGGGAAACGGTCCGCGACTCGAAGTACAGCGGCGACCGCAACCAGAACCCAAATCGGGAAGACAACGTCCAGATCAACTTCGACCCGTTCCTCACGTTTCAGGACGACGACGTAAGCCGGTTCTCGGTGAACGCGATCGGGACCCGCTCCGCATCCATCGCGGGAGGCCGCGCGGCGAAAGCCGAATGGAAAGGAGACTGGGACGCCGCCGTGAAGCGCGACGATAGGGGGTGGACCTGCGAAATCCGAATCCCCTGGGCCAGCCTCAACTATCCATCTTCGGCGAGACCCGTCACGATGGGGATTAACTTCCAGCGGTTTCAGGACCGGACAAAGACGCTCTCGATTTGGAGCAATACAACCAGCCAAGACTTTACGAATCTCGAAGGGCTTTGGACAGGCGTCGAGCCCCCACAGACCGGATTTCGCCGAACGCTTTCGCTTCTGCCCTACGTCCTCGGCGGCGACATCAAGGGCGAGCTTAGCGGCAAGGCCGGACTCGACATGCGCTATACCCTGACGCCCCAACTTACGGCGGTCGGAAGCATCAACCCGGATTTCTCGACCATCCAGGGCGCGATCCAAAGCATCGCCTTCTCGCACTCCGAGAGATTCGTGCCCGACCAGCGGCCTTTCTTCACGGAGGGAGGCGGCAACTTCTACGCCCAAACGAATATCAATGATATTGGTGCCTTTTTCTACTCTAACAGGATCAAAACGTTCGACGTCGGCGCGAAGCTCTATGGCAAGCTCTCGGCGAAGGACACGCTCGGCGTCTTGAACACATACAGCTACGACGGGAGAAACGACTTGGTCGCCCGATACACCACGGCCTATAACGAGACGGACAGCGGCGGTGGAATGCTCGTTCACACAAACGCGGGCGGCATCGAAAACACGAACCTGGTGATCGACCAGCACTTCCGCAAGGGCAAGATGTTTTTGGAGGGCGTCGGCGCACATAGCTCCGGCCAGGGCGCTGGAGGCGGGGCGCAAGTGGTGAACGCCTACTACGCGGACAAATACTTCCTGAGCTGCATCCAATACAGCGGCGTTTCGAACAACTTCCTCACCCCGATCGGCTTCGTTCCGTTCAAGGGCTACCACGGCATGACGGCGATCGAATACTGGGGCAGCGAGTGGCGGGAGGGCCGATTCCGCAGTTCGAACGTGACCCTGGTGGGGCTCGACTGGAAGCAGAACGATGGCGCACCCTTCTTCAAGGGGCATCAAGGAGAGTACAACCTCGACACGCGCGATGATTGGCGTTTCAAGCTCAAATGGGCGTCGTTCGACTTCCTGGGCGAGAAGGACAATGTCTTTGGCTTTGGGGTTACGAAGGGCGTCACGAACCGCTTCGCCAAGATCGGTTTCCAGGTCGACACCGGCAAGCTTGGGAGCGCAAAGACGACAGCCTTCTCCCCGTTTTTCAGCCTGAGGGTCTTCAAGAAGCTGGACGTCCTGTATTCAGGCCTGATCCAGAACAGGGAGGGGGTCGACCAGCAGCACATCCTTACCGTCAACTACGAGATATCCCCCATCAAGTCCTTCGGCGGCAGGCTGGTGACGCACAACGGGGACACCAACGCTTACCTCTTCTTCCGGCGCTCTGGTGAGAAGGGAACCGACTTCTATTTGGTCCTGGGAGACCCGAACGCGAAGAAGACGGTTAGCAGCATCCAGATCAAGATGGTTTTCGCGTACCAGTCCTAA
- a CDS encoding DinB family protein: MVSEAVRTYLLHALEGAPAAIVRVLDAETDWDARPDTDRFTLREMAAHLADWEPIWMERITRIAAEENPFLASVDEGQLCAERNYSGLDPMDSLARYRSERSELIEVIRKMPDAVWHRPAHREFVGDVDFLQQVAMIAGHDGYHLKQALEFTSRASG, translated from the coding sequence ATGGTCTCCGAAGCCGTTCGTACCTACCTCCTTCACGCGCTCGAAGGCGCGCCTGCCGCCATCGTGCGGGTTCTGGACGCCGAAACGGATTGGGATGCCCGTCCTGACACGGACCGCTTCACCTTGCGCGAGATGGCGGCGCATCTGGCCGATTGGGAGCCGATCTGGATGGAGCGGATCACAAGGATTGCGGCCGAGGAGAACCCCTTCCTGGCGAGCGTGGATGAGGGGCAACTCTGCGCCGAACGGAACTACTCCGGCCTTGACCCAATGGATTCCTTGGCGCGCTATCGCAGCGAGAGGTCGGAGCTCATCGAGGTGATCCGCAAGATGCCGGACGCCGTGTGGCATCGGCCCGCGCACAGAGAATTCGTCGGGGACGTGGACTTCCTGCAGCAGGTCGCGATGATCGCCGGCCATGACGGCTACCACTTGAAACAGGCCCTTGAGTTCACCTCGAGAGCCTCAGGCTGA